One window of the Niallia circulans genome contains the following:
- a CDS encoding FAD-dependent oxidoreductase — protein sequence MKVVVIGCTHAGTAAVKTLANVNKNIDITVYEKNNNVSFLSCGIALYVGGVAKDASQLFYSSPEELKALGATMHMEHEVLEIDTENKQVHVKDLQTGKEKIDPYDKLVMTTGSWPIIPPIEGINLDNILLSKNYNQANEIIERSKNVRNVTVIGAGYIGVELVEAFALNGKNVTLIDSEDRILNKYLDKEFTDVVEAEFAERNIHLALQQTVTKFAGDERGKVTKVYTTKGEYETDLVILCVGFRPNTNLLKGKVDLLPNGAIKINEYMQSSNPYIYAAGDSCAVNYNPTGEKMYIPLATNAVRMGTLVGYNIAGRPLKYMGTQGTSGLHIFGLNMASTGLTEVTAKFNNIPYEVAEVIDNDRPEFMPTFHEIRLKVLFHQETREILGAQLISKADVTQMMNTLSVCIQTKMTIDELGFIDFFFQPHFNKPWNTLNQAGLAAIAKQKELVKH from the coding sequence ATGAAAGTAGTTGTAATTGGATGTACACATGCTGGGACAGCAGCGGTCAAAACGTTAGCAAATGTAAATAAAAATATAGATATAACTGTTTATGAAAAAAATAATAATGTTTCCTTTTTATCTTGTGGAATTGCTTTATATGTTGGCGGTGTTGCCAAAGATGCGAGTCAGTTATTTTATTCTTCACCAGAAGAGTTAAAAGCGCTTGGCGCAACGATGCATATGGAGCATGAAGTCCTAGAAATTGATACAGAAAACAAGCAAGTACATGTGAAGGACTTACAAACAGGCAAAGAAAAGATTGATCCATATGATAAGTTAGTAATGACTACAGGCTCTTGGCCAATAATCCCACCAATTGAAGGAATTAATCTGGATAATATATTGCTTTCTAAAAACTATAATCAAGCAAATGAAATAATTGAGCGCTCTAAGAATGTAAGAAATGTTACCGTAATTGGAGCGGGATATATTGGTGTTGAGTTAGTAGAGGCATTCGCGCTTAATGGAAAAAATGTCACGTTAATTGATAGTGAGGACAGAATTCTAAATAAATATTTAGATAAAGAGTTTACAGATGTGGTTGAGGCAGAATTTGCGGAGCGTAACATTCACTTAGCTTTACAACAAACTGTAACAAAATTTGCAGGTGATGAACGAGGAAAAGTAACAAAGGTTTATACCACAAAAGGAGAATATGAAACAGATTTAGTTATCTTATGTGTGGGCTTTAGACCAAACACAAATCTGTTAAAAGGTAAAGTAGATCTCCTTCCTAATGGTGCTATTAAAATTAATGAATATATGCAGTCAAGTAATCCATATATTTATGCAGCAGGTGACAGCTGTGCTGTTAATTATAATCCAACTGGAGAAAAAATGTATATCCCTCTTGCAACAAATGCTGTTCGAATGGGAACACTTGTCGGCTATAATATTGCTGGACGACCATTGAAATACATGGGAACACAAGGGACTTCTGGCTTGCATATTTTTGGCTTAAATATGGCATCTACCGGATTAACAGAAGTTACGGCTAAATTTAATAATATCCCTTATGAAGTGGCAGAAGTAATCGATAATGATCGCCCAGAATTTATGCCGACATTTCATGAAATTCGTTTAAAAGTACTTTTCCATCAAGAGACAAGAGAAATTTTGGGGGCACAATTAATTTCAAAAGCAGATGTTACGCAAATGATGAATACATTATCTGTATGTATTCAAACTAAAATGACGATTGACGAATTAGGATTTATCGATTTCTTCTTCCAACCGCATTTTAACAAACCGTGGAATACATTAAATCAAGCTGGATTGGCAGCTATAGCAAAACAAAAAGAACTTGTTAAGCACTAG
- a CDS encoding DUF6092 family protein produces METRKNEKLVELVRDYSGYILTSAKGLYREPAHYGPLRMVGALERTLVLLTELGIEDKEMEEALSFIRKEGWRALSDPLGYEEALDQSIDQLVELTVQNKA; encoded by the coding sequence ATGGAAACACGCAAAAATGAGAAGCTAGTAGAACTTGTTAGAGATTATAGCGGCTATATTCTTACAAGTGCAAAAGGACTATATCGAGAGCCTGCTCATTACGGACCACTAAGAATGGTTGGTGCATTGGAACGTACCTTAGTCTTATTAACAGAACTTGGAATAGAGGATAAGGAAATGGAAGAGGCGTTATCCTTTATACGAAAAGAGGGTTGGCGTGCTTTATCAGATCCGTTGGGATATGAGGAAGCATTAGACCAATCGATTGATCAGCTAGTTGAGCTTACCGTGCAAAATAAGGCGTAG
- a CDS encoding nitroreductase family protein yields the protein MDVLEAIKTRRSSRAFAERGGLPLEIVDSIAQSILHSPSGSNAQESHFLIVQNEEQIKRIKRFSPGLSGDPEAIIVLCSNPAEALHKGGKDSEEVLRFVNLGIAAAYILLSTHSLGIGNCPVRSFHKEAIKKLLELPHEMEPELLISLGYSKESPRKKKNREKEEVISFDRYGNTQK from the coding sequence TTGGATGTACTGGAGGCAATAAAAACAAGAAGAAGTTCACGCGCATTCGCAGAACGTGGCGGATTACCTCTAGAAATAGTTGATTCAATTGCACAAAGTATTTTACATAGTCCGTCAGGGAGCAATGCTCAAGAATCTCATTTCCTCATAGTCCAGAACGAAGAACAGATAAAAAGAATAAAAAGATTTTCCCCTGGTCTATCAGGAGATCCCGAGGCTATTATTGTGTTGTGCTCCAACCCTGCAGAAGCCCTCCATAAAGGCGGAAAAGATTCGGAAGAAGTATTGCGTTTTGTAAATTTAGGAATAGCCGCTGCTTATATTCTTTTATCTACCCATTCATTAGGTATCGGAAATTGCCCAGTTAGATCCTTTCATAAAGAAGCCATTAAGAAATTGTTGGAGCTTCCACATGAGATGGAGCCAGAGCTTCTCATCAGTTTAGGCTATTCAAAAGAATCTCCAAGAAAGAAAAAAAACAGGGAAAAAGAGGAGGTAATTTCTTTTGACAGATATGGAAACACGCAAAAATGA
- a CDS encoding NADPH-dependent oxidoreductase, whose protein sequence is MREYTKRETRIELEGLSKEEHLLNETIEVLTAHESVRAFQSKDIPANILQTIITAARSAPTSSNLQAYSIIVIKDEERRSRLATLSGEQSFIHEAPVFLVFCADIYRLKYVTESQGYSFLANTLEMFLLSSMDATLALQNAVVASESLGLGCVPVGSIRNHPDAVAEELGLPAGVFAVSGLSIGFEKEGTRRGVKPRLPEKVMVHQEKYTIENLDELLEQYDHTMISRKTYDGRRVSLAGEPEKQGKDYGWREHTARRCTRPETIAASASLRENLKKVLESRGFSF, encoded by the coding sequence GTGAGGGAATATACAAAAAGGGAAACGAGAATTGAGTTAGAAGGCTTATCAAAAGAGGAGCATTTACTTAATGAAACGATCGAGGTACTTACTGCTCATGAATCAGTAAGGGCTTTTCAATCGAAAGATATTCCGGCCAATATTCTTCAAACGATTATAACTGCAGCTAGAAGTGCACCAACTTCTTCAAACTTGCAGGCGTATAGCATTATTGTAATAAAGGATGAAGAAAGGAGATCACGGTTAGCTACCCTTTCTGGCGAACAGTCATTTATCCATGAGGCACCTGTGTTTCTAGTTTTCTGTGCAGATATTTACCGTTTGAAATATGTGACAGAATCACAAGGATATTCTTTTTTAGCCAATACGCTAGAAATGTTTCTTCTTTCCTCAATGGACGCCACCCTCGCCCTGCAAAATGCAGTAGTGGCTTCGGAATCATTAGGGTTAGGTTGTGTACCTGTTGGTTCCATTCGTAACCATCCTGATGCGGTTGCAGAGGAACTCGGCCTCCCAGCAGGCGTATTTGCTGTTTCGGGATTATCGATCGGCTTTGAAAAAGAAGGAACAAGGCGAGGCGTAAAGCCGAGATTGCCAGAAAAAGTAATGGTTCATCAGGAAAAATATACAATAGAAAATCTTGACGAGCTGCTAGAACAATACGATCATACGATGATTTCTCGTAAAACCTACGATGGCCGTAGAGTCTCCTTAGCTGGAGAACCAGAAAAGCAGGGAAAGGACTATGGATGGAGAGAACATACTGCTAGAAGATGCACGAGACCAGAAACGATCGCTGCCTCAGCAAGTTTAAGAGAAAATTTGAAAAAAGTATTAGAAAGTAGAGGCTTTTCTTTTTAA
- a CDS encoding aminopeptidase → MNEKMIETSKNVLANCLGIKEGESFLVVTDEAKREIAESIYEAGKALRAETMFIVMQDREKSGQEPPATVAAAMKAADVAVCVTAHSLTHTQARKEAVETGTRLATMPGITKDMFLEGAISADYEQVRILTEEITDQLTKGKHVKIEKDGYCLALDITERKGIPSTGMYLYPGESGNLPSGEAYIAPVEGTATGTIVVDGSVAGIGKLSNPLKLTIKEGRLVEAEGEEGEQLLKILGNGEGRMLAEFGIGTNDKARITGVVLEDEKVYGTIHVAFGSNATFGGIVSAGVHIDGVVTQPTVYIDDALLMEKGVLIK, encoded by the coding sequence ATGAATGAAAAAATGATAGAAACAAGCAAAAATGTTCTTGCTAACTGTTTAGGCATAAAAGAAGGAGAGTCATTTCTCGTTGTCACAGATGAAGCAAAGAGGGAAATAGCTGAATCCATATATGAAGCTGGCAAAGCGTTACGTGCTGAGACGATGTTTATTGTTATGCAGGACAGAGAAAAGTCGGGACAAGAGCCACCAGCAACTGTCGCAGCGGCCATGAAAGCAGCAGATGTGGCTGTTTGTGTAACGGCGCATTCCTTAACCCATACACAAGCTAGAAAAGAAGCAGTAGAGACAGGAACAAGGCTTGCAACAATGCCAGGAATAACAAAGGATATGTTCTTAGAAGGAGCCATTTCTGCAGATTATGAACAAGTGAGAATTCTTACGGAAGAAATAACAGACCAGCTTACAAAGGGAAAGCATGTCAAAATTGAAAAAGACGGCTATTGTTTAGCATTGGATATTACAGAAAGAAAGGGCATCCCAAGTACGGGGATGTACTTATATCCAGGGGAATCAGGTAATCTGCCGTCAGGAGAAGCATATATAGCACCAGTAGAAGGAACTGCAACTGGCACAATTGTCGTGGATGGCTCTGTGGCTGGAATAGGAAAGCTAAGTAATCCACTTAAGCTTACAATAAAAGAAGGTCGCCTAGTCGAGGCAGAAGGAGAAGAAGGAGAGCAATTATTAAAGATATTAGGCAATGGGGAAGGCAGAATGCTCGCAGAATTTGGGATAGGAACAAATGATAAGGCAAGGATCACAGGTGTGGTATTAGAGGATGAAAAAGTATACGGGACCATTCATGTAGCTTTTGGAAGCAATGCCACGTTTGGTGGAATAGTTTCAGCAGGCGTTCATATAGATGGAGTTGTCACCCAACCTACCGTATATATAGATGATGCATTATTGATGGAGAAAGGCGTACTGATCAAATAG
- a CDS encoding AroM family protein, giving the protein MKKLGMITIGQAPRTDVAPIVEKYVNKAELVQVGVLDGMSKDYIETNLYPEEGDYVLTSRLVTNESVVMSREKIKPILQEKIYYLENMGISQILLLCTGVFPGLQTRKAYLIEPDHIIPPTINALVGNRRLGVIVPLKEQIKTSLPKYAPLGLKPIFSVASPYNMSRETFKNAAQELKKEADIILLDCMGYTENAREMVAEIANKPVILSNAIMAKLVSEMI; this is encoded by the coding sequence ATGAAAAAACTTGGAATGATTACAATTGGTCAAGCTCCAAGAACAGATGTTGCTCCAATTGTAGAGAAGTATGTAAACAAAGCGGAGCTTGTCCAAGTTGGAGTATTAGATGGGATGTCGAAAGATTATATTGAGACAAATCTATATCCTGAAGAAGGCGATTATGTTTTAACCTCTAGACTAGTAACAAATGAGTCGGTAGTTATGTCTCGCGAAAAAATAAAGCCAATTTTACAGGAGAAAATCTATTATTTAGAGAATATGGGAATAAGCCAAATATTGCTGTTGTGCACGGGTGTTTTTCCAGGGCTGCAAACAAGGAAAGCTTATTTAATTGAACCTGATCATATCATTCCCCCCACCATTAATGCGTTAGTAGGAAATAGAAGACTGGGAGTAATTGTTCCACTTAAGGAACAAATAAAGACGTCTCTTCCTAAATATGCCCCCTTAGGATTAAAACCTATTTTTAGTGTGGCATCACCATATAATATGAGTAGAGAGACCTTTAAGAATGCGGCTCAAGAATTAAAGAAGGAAGCAGATATAATTTTGTTGGATTGTATGGGGTATACAGAGAATGCTAGAGAGATGGTAGCCGAAATAGCTAATAAACCAGTCATTCTCTCCAATGCAATCATGGCAAAATTAGTATCAGAAATGATATAG
- a CDS encoding DUF1177 domain-containing protein, whose translation MVLKQTLVALETLDNAFVTGEIVADLFKEYPNVQTDVVKVTGETGSTDFIKITIPGAKGKSAGGTVPTLGIIGRLGGIGARPSRIGLVSDADGAVAAIASALKLADMQVKGDVLAGDVIVSTHICPDAPTRPHEPVDFMDSPVDILTMNKHEVIPEMDSIISIDTTKGNRVINHKGIALSPTVKEGYILRVSEDLLRIMEMTTGKFPVTFPVTSQDITPYGNDLYHINSILQPSVATDAPVIGLAITAQSIVPGCGTGASHETDIADAVRFSIEVAKETANGTCEFYDKDEFNRITTLYGSMKVLQTMGKAASPQS comes from the coding sequence ATGGTTTTAAAACAAACTTTAGTAGCTTTAGAAACGTTAGATAATGCATTTGTAACAGGGGAAATAGTTGCCGATTTATTTAAAGAATATCCAAATGTACAAACAGATGTTGTAAAAGTAACAGGGGAAACAGGAAGCACAGATTTTATTAAGATTACCATACCGGGAGCAAAAGGGAAATCTGCTGGTGGCACCGTTCCGACATTGGGGATTATTGGGAGATTAGGAGGGATTGGTGCACGACCAAGCAGAATTGGGCTAGTATCTGATGCTGATGGTGCCGTAGCGGCAATTGCTTCTGCTTTGAAACTAGCTGATATGCAGGTAAAGGGAGATGTACTTGCTGGGGATGTGATTGTATCCACACATATTTGCCCAGATGCACCAACAAGACCACATGAACCAGTTGATTTTATGGATTCTCCAGTTGATATTTTAACAATGAATAAACATGAAGTAATTCCAGAAATGGACAGTATTATTTCAATTGATACCACAAAAGGAAATAGAGTGATTAATCATAAAGGGATTGCTCTTTCTCCAACAGTAAAAGAAGGTTACATTCTTCGAGTTAGTGAGGACTTACTAAGAATTATGGAAATGACGACAGGGAAATTTCCCGTCACCTTCCCTGTCACTTCACAAGATATAACGCCATATGGAAATGATTTATACCATATCAATTCTATTTTGCAGCCATCTGTGGCGACAGACGCACCAGTTATTGGCTTGGCAATAACTGCTCAATCAATCGTCCCAGGGTGTGGAACGGGAGCTAGTCATGAAACGGATATTGCAGATGCAGTTCGTTTTTCCATAGAGGTGGCAAAGGAAACAGCTAATGGTACTTGTGAGTTTTATGATAAAGATGAATTTAATAGAATAACAACCTTATATGGTTCCATGAAAGTCCTGCAAACAATGGGAAAAGCTGCTTCTCCTCAGTCTTAA
- a CDS encoding DUF917 domain-containing protein — MTIKLDEQIVEFAVYGGAILGGGGGGKIEDGLQIGRLALEVGQPILKTAEEMADEDFLVTVSLVGAPAAKEQYVKPVHYVKAMELLASKLDRPLQGIITNENGAGTTVNGWFQSAMTGLPVVDLPCNGRAHPTGTMGSLNLTEMPTYISYQAAVGGKGDKYVEMLITGSLDITAKAVRQLSVDAGGLVAVARNPITVGYAKQNGANGAISQAITVGKALLSNKGESAIEAVVSELGGSVITEGTVTACTLETIGGFDVGKVTIEDCYDMTFWNEYMTIEKDGVRFGTFPDLIMTLDTKTARPIVTAEMAKGQQVAVITVPKEKLRLSSTMSNQKLIQPIEKIINKEILTYL; from the coding sequence GTGACAATAAAATTAGATGAACAAATCGTAGAATTTGCTGTATATGGTGGTGCCATACTAGGCGGCGGCGGAGGAGGAAAAATAGAAGATGGACTTCAAATAGGACGCCTTGCTTTAGAGGTTGGTCAGCCTATCTTAAAAACAGCAGAGGAAATGGCAGATGAAGACTTCCTTGTAACGGTTTCGCTAGTTGGCGCTCCAGCTGCTAAAGAGCAGTACGTAAAGCCAGTTCATTATGTCAAAGCAATGGAGCTATTGGCAAGTAAGCTAGATAGACCACTTCAAGGAATTATTACCAATGAAAATGGAGCTGGCACTACAGTAAATGGCTGGTTTCAATCCGCTATGACAGGATTACCAGTAGTAGATCTGCCTTGTAATGGAAGAGCTCATCCAACTGGCACAATGGGGTCATTAAATTTAACAGAGATGCCTACTTATATTTCTTATCAAGCAGCCGTTGGCGGGAAAGGAGATAAGTATGTAGAAATGCTTATCACTGGTTCCCTTGATATAACAGCAAAAGCAGTTCGCCAATTGTCTGTTGATGCTGGCGGGTTAGTAGCAGTGGCAAGAAATCCTATAACAGTGGGATATGCAAAGCAAAACGGAGCGAATGGAGCCATATCGCAAGCAATTACAGTTGGCAAAGCCTTGCTGTCTAATAAAGGAGAATCTGCTATCGAAGCAGTTGTGTCTGAACTAGGAGGATCTGTAATCACAGAAGGAACAGTAACGGCATGTACTTTAGAAACAATAGGAGGTTTTGATGTAGGAAAAGTAACGATTGAGGATTGCTATGATATGACCTTTTGGAACGAGTATATGACAATTGAGAAAGATGGAGTGCGTTTTGGCACCTTTCCAGATCTTATTATGACATTGGATACAAAAACAGCTAGACCTATTGTAACCGCGGAAATGGCAAAAGGGCAGCAAGTAGCTGTTATAACCGTTCCTAAGGAAAAATTACGCTTAAGTAGTACGATGAGTAACCAAAAGTTAATCCAACCAATTGAAAAAATAATAAACAAAGAAATTCTAACTTATCTTTAA
- a CDS encoding OPT/YSL family transporter — translation MKQVEPVKKHPRLFEPVSLIFTIITAVFGAIIGMQIIVSLGVTPNTSIIGALLAMLIARIPVTIFKRYKSIHRQNLMQTSISAATFGAANSLLIPIGIPFLIGEPDLIVPMLIGAALAMFADAAILYKLFDSKLFPASGTWAPGVATAQAIVAGDKGGKRAGLLGIGTLIGVIGSILHIPMSAFGVAFIGNIWALTMFGIGLLFRQYSIPVFGVDVNALYIPHGIMIGAGIVALVQVTLLIFGKDKRKQKGKNQEVAAAMENEVDDSNYTTPISVARKTLGIGFIVYIAIALIIALTGGLITDMSFGMLIGFLIFAAFAAFVHELIVGIAAMHSGWFPAFAVAFITLLIGMMIGFPPLALALLAGFSAATGPAFADMGYDFKTGHILRGNGADKEYEIDGRKQQYMTSLVAFGVALLTVLITYKGYFANNLVPPIDAVYVSTIQAGTSMEVARQLLIWAIPGAILQILGGSSRQLGVMFATGLLILTPYAGIAVLVGIAIRLMWVKKKGKEAETPMSILAAGFIAGDALYSFFNSVFKLGK, via the coding sequence ATGAAACAAGTAGAACCAGTAAAAAAACACCCTCGTCTATTTGAACCTGTTTCCCTCATATTTACCATTATTACAGCAGTGTTTGGCGCCATTATCGGGATGCAAATTATCGTCTCTTTAGGAGTGACACCAAATACATCTATTATTGGTGCGCTTCTAGCAATGCTGATTGCTAGAATTCCAGTTACTATCTTTAAAAGGTATAAGTCTATTCATAGACAGAATTTAATGCAAACCTCTATATCTGCAGCAACTTTTGGGGCTGCAAATAGTTTATTAATTCCTATCGGTATTCCTTTTCTAATTGGGGAACCAGATTTGATTGTTCCGATGTTGATTGGAGCAGCATTGGCCATGTTTGCAGATGCTGCCATTTTATATAAACTATTTGACTCCAAGCTGTTTCCTGCATCAGGTACATGGGCACCAGGAGTAGCAACAGCACAAGCTATCGTTGCTGGTGATAAGGGAGGAAAACGGGCAGGGCTTCTTGGAATTGGAACACTTATTGGCGTTATCGGTTCGATTTTGCATATTCCGATGTCTGCCTTTGGGGTTGCTTTTATCGGTAACATTTGGGCTTTAACGATGTTTGGGATTGGCTTACTATTCCGACAATATTCTATTCCTGTTTTTGGTGTAGATGTAAACGCCCTTTACATTCCACATGGCATTATGATTGGTGCAGGAATTGTGGCGTTAGTCCAAGTTACGCTATTAATCTTTGGAAAAGATAAGAGAAAGCAAAAGGGAAAAAATCAAGAGGTAGCTGCAGCTATGGAAAATGAGGTTGACGACTCGAATTATACAACACCTATTTCAGTAGCAAGAAAGACTTTAGGAATTGGCTTTATTGTTTATATTGCGATTGCTTTAATTATTGCTTTAACAGGCGGACTTATTACAGATATGTCATTTGGTATGTTGATTGGATTTCTGATTTTTGCCGCATTTGCTGCATTTGTTCATGAATTAATCGTTGGTATTGCTGCCATGCATTCAGGGTGGTTTCCGGCCTTTGCGGTTGCCTTTATTACCCTCCTTATCGGTATGATGATTGGTTTTCCGCCTTTAGCACTTGCTTTACTTGCAGGATTCAGTGCTGCAACAGGACCGGCCTTTGCAGATATGGGCTATGACTTTAAAACAGGCCATATTTTACGAGGAAATGGTGCTGATAAAGAATATGAAATAGATGGAAGAAAGCAACAATATATGACGTCATTAGTTGCCTTTGGAGTCGCATTGCTGACAGTGCTAATCACTTATAAAGGATATTTTGCCAATAACCTTGTTCCTCCAATAGACGCTGTCTATGTTTCTACGATTCAGGCAGGCACTTCAATGGAAGTCGCTCGGCAATTATTAATATGGGCTATTCCAGGTGCTATCTTACAAATACTTGGTGGTTCAAGCAGACAACTAGGAGTAATGTTTGCAACAGGTTTATTAATTTTAACTCCATATGCAGGCATTGCAGTATTGGTAGGGATTGCGATTCGATTAATGTGGGTGAAGAAAAAAGGAAAAGAAGCAGAGACGCCAATGAGTATTTTAGCTGCAGGGTTTATTGCTGGGGATGCACTGTATAGTTTCTTTAACTCTGTATTTAAATTAGGGAAATGA
- a CDS encoding aspartate/glutamate racemase family protein: MIGVIRVFTTENKAVLDHHGKIITELFGLPTVNQCIPDQALGIYDDASEKEAIPKIVELGKKMEREGARILAISCAADPGIEELRKAVSIPVIGAGSAAALTAFSLGKPVGILGITQDVPEVMKKILGELLVGFKVPEGVENTTDLLKEEGKAKGLKAAKDLLDQGAKVIVFACTGFSTIGLADQLRNELKVPVIDAVEAEGQFAAQLY; encoded by the coding sequence ATGATTGGTGTCATTCGTGTTTTTACAACGGAGAATAAAGCAGTCTTGGACCATCATGGCAAAATAATTACAGAATTGTTTGGATTGCCAACAGTAAATCAATGTATTCCAGATCAAGCGTTAGGTATTTATGATGATGCTTCAGAAAAAGAAGCAATACCAAAAATCGTAGAGTTAGGAAAAAAGATGGAAAGGGAAGGAGCAAGGATACTTGCTATTAGCTGTGCGGCAGATCCTGGGATTGAAGAACTAAGAAAAGCGGTGTCTATCCCAGTAATAGGGGCGGGAAGTGCTGCTGCATTAACAGCTTTTTCTTTAGGAAAACCTGTTGGGATATTAGGGATAACTCAGGATGTTCCAGAAGTTATGAAGAAAATTTTAGGGGAGCTGTTGGTTGGCTTCAAAGTTCCAGAAGGTGTAGAAAATACGACTGATTTACTGAAAGAGGAAGGGAAGGCAAAGGGGCTAAAGGCTGCTAAAGATCTGTTAGATCAAGGAGCCAAGGTAATTGTGTTTGCTTGCACAGGTTTTTCAACAATTGGACTGGCAGACCAATTGCGTAATGAATTGAAAGTTCCCGTTATCGATGCAGTCGAAGCAGAAGGACAGTTTGCAGCACAGTTATACTGA
- a CDS encoding PucR family transcriptional regulator — MNQSGITVNDLLRLPVLKEAKVISGREGLNRNVQNIDIMEVPDIDGWLRGGELLLTTAYSIRHDLSLLTKLVEKLAQANAAALAIKPERYLHEMPKEMMEVSNKYNLPIIQLPVGVPYIDITNAVMEQIVNKHAALLRRSEEIYKKLTTLVLENSGIQTVADNVSQMIEAPIILLDKDGKKIVCSPKEGWMNEFTHIKQWDITVDKERVGKFLIEKEQLDEMDKICVEQARLVFSLELMRRKTAMDTENHLRGNFIEELLAGIFLPQEEVVNKGRQLGLDPEIMWEIIVMESATLMEEGSSLLHDLSSIIESINLSHANKIYTQKQGSRLVILSAVPYQPIITKETNQLWMDKLLPLIKKYTDFQVGFGGRALLWEIHLSYLEARNSLLIGSSLNKGKRMYLYEDIELFKLLLDSSDYVNMDPVIERKIGKLIQYDKENDSDLVKTLFYYLTFNGSLKDTANQLYIHRNSVKYRMDRIKEIADIKLDTFQEKVLYYCCIFFHNFKGS; from the coding sequence ATGAATCAATCGGGCATTACAGTTAATGATTTATTACGACTCCCTGTTTTAAAGGAGGCAAAGGTGATAAGTGGGAGGGAAGGATTAAATAGAAACGTGCAAAATATTGATATTATGGAGGTTCCCGACATCGACGGCTGGTTAAGAGGGGGAGAGTTGCTGCTCACAACAGCTTATTCCATAAGACATGATCTTTCCTTATTGACAAAGCTTGTGGAGAAATTAGCGCAGGCAAATGCTGCTGCATTAGCAATAAAACCGGAAAGGTATTTACATGAAATGCCAAAAGAAATGATGGAGGTAAGTAATAAATATAACCTTCCCATTATTCAGCTTCCAGTTGGTGTGCCATACATTGATATTACAAATGCTGTCATGGAACAAATTGTGAATAAGCATGCTGCTTTACTGAGAAGGTCGGAAGAAATTTATAAGAAGTTAACGACATTGGTTCTTGAAAACAGTGGGATACAAACGGTTGCTGATAATGTATCACAAATGATAGAAGCACCTATTATTCTCTTAGATAAAGATGGTAAAAAAATTGTTTGCTCCCCAAAGGAAGGATGGATGAACGAATTTACGCATATAAAGCAGTGGGATATTACAGTAGATAAGGAGCGAGTTGGCAAATTTTTAATTGAAAAAGAACAGTTGGATGAAATGGATAAAATTTGTGTAGAACAGGCACGTCTAGTTTTTTCTTTAGAACTAATGAGAAGAAAAACAGCAATGGATACAGAGAATCATTTAAGAGGAAACTTTATTGAAGAACTGCTTGCAGGCATATTTCTCCCCCAAGAGGAAGTAGTGAATAAAGGAAGGCAACTTGGATTGGATCCTGAAATAATGTGGGAAATAATCGTGATGGAAAGTGCAACCCTTATGGAAGAAGGTTCATCATTGTTACATGATTTAAGCAGCATTATAGAATCCATTAATCTATCCCATGCTAATAAGATTTACACACAGAAACAAGGAAGCCGGCTTGTCATCCTATCAGCCGTTCCCTATCAACCAATTATAACAAAAGAAACAAATCAACTATGGATGGATAAATTACTCCCTCTTATCAAGAAATATACCGATTTTCAAGTAGGATTTGGCGGAAGAGCGCTATTATGGGAGATACATTTAAGCTATTTAGAAGCTAGAAATTCACTTTTAATTGGATCCAGTCTTAATAAAGGGAAAAGAATGTACCTTTATGAAGATATTGAGCTATTTAAATTGTTACTAGACAGTTCCGACTATGTCAATATGGATCCAGTAATCGAAAGGAAAATAGGTAAGTTAATACAATATGATAAAGAAAATGACAGTGATCTTGTCAAAACACTCTTTTATTATTTGACTTTTAATGGCAGTTTAAAGGACACAGCAAATCAATTATATATTCATCGTAACTCAGTAAAATATCGCATGGATAGAATAAAAGAAATTGCAGATATTAAATTAGATACTTTCCAAGAGAAGGTTTTATACTATTGCTGTATATTCTTTCATAACTTTAAGGGTTCCTAA